One Gammaproteobacteria bacterium genomic region harbors:
- a CDS encoding ABC transporter permease gives MRWFPYVIVASWLAMAVLGPWLPLEPDKVDLPNILQGPVSGAWLGYDDLGRPIWDRLVMGAQTSLYVAVWVMVISFLIGTFIGSVSAYVGGWVDLVVVRVIDIFLAVPGILLAIAFAGVMGPGVENVVIALSIVGWVGYARLSRAQIMALKQRDHVVAAVSLGTRPMRIINRHLLPLISAPLIVEATFGIAGVVIAEAGLSFLGLGVQPPEASWGSMIRDGTRYMLVAPHMVLVPGIAMMLVVLAVNLLGDQLRDRLDVRSRDRR, from the coding sequence ATGCGCTGGTTTCCCTATGTCATTGTGGCGAGCTGGCTGGCGATGGCCGTGCTTGGACCGTGGTTGCCGCTGGAGCCGGATAAAGTCGACTTGCCGAATATTTTGCAGGGGCCGGTCAGTGGTGCCTGGTTGGGATACGATGATCTGGGACGACCGATTTGGGATCGTCTGGTCATGGGCGCGCAGACGTCGTTGTACGTTGCCGTTTGGGTGATGGTGATTTCATTTTTGATCGGTACGTTCATCGGCTCGGTCAGCGCCTATGTGGGTGGTTGGGTTGATCTGGTGGTGGTTCGGGTCATCGATATTTTTCTGGCCGTTCCCGGTATTTTGCTGGCGATTGCCTTTGCGGGCGTGATGGGGCCTGGGGTTGAAAACGTGGTCATCGCCTTGTCCATTGTTGGCTGGGTGGGGTATGCGCGCCTGAGTCGTGCGCAGATCATGGCGTTGAAACAGCGTGATCATGTGGTCGCAGCGGTGTCACTCGGTACCCGCCCCATGCGCATCATCAATCGGCATTTGCTGCCGCTGATCAGTGCGCCGCTGATTGTCGAAGCGACGTTTGGTATTGCCGGCGTGGTGATTGCCGAAGCCGGATTGTCGTTTTTGGGTCTGGGTGTCCAGCCTCCCGAAGCCTCCTGGGGCAGCATGATTCGTGATGGAACGCGCTACATGCTGGTAGCGCCACATATGGTGTTGGTACCAGGCATTGCCATGATGCTGGTGGTGCTGGCCGTGAATTTATTGGGTGACCAGTTACGCGATCGGCTGGATGTCCGGTCCCGTGACCGTCGGTAA
- the nagZ gene encoding beta-N-acetylhexosaminidase has translation MVLGPLMLDLEGIELDHVEKEILRHPMVGGLIFFKRNFESKQQITDLVRCVREQRPEILICVDHEGGRVQRFREGFAPLPALRKLGHWFDHDQAKASAAAAEMAWLMAVELRDVGIDFSFAPVLDLDHQRCQVIGDRAFHQDKEKVTALAKAYVRGLREVGMANVGKHFPGHGYVNEDSHLELPVDRRELNDIWSNDVYPFEQLNAEGLLDAVMPAHVVYEQIDSQPAGFSPTWIRELLRGRMGFDGVVFSDDLNMAAAHVAGNFADRAEAAIQAGCDMILVCNNRKGAVEVLDKYRWTLDTTSTQRLERMRAKPMSSASSRADVRRHQNALALADHINQSKV, from the coding sequence ATGGTACTAGGGCCATTGATGCTGGATTTGGAAGGCATCGAATTGGATCATGTGGAAAAAGAAATTCTGCGTCATCCGATGGTAGGTGGTTTGATTTTCTTCAAACGCAATTTTGAAAGCAAACAACAAATCACCGACCTGGTGCGTTGTGTGCGCGAACAGCGTCCTGAAATTTTGATCTGTGTGGACCACGAAGGCGGACGCGTACAACGGTTTCGCGAAGGCTTTGCACCACTGCCAGCGCTGCGCAAACTGGGACATTGGTTTGATCATGATCAGGCAAAAGCGAGCGCTGCTGCGGCTGAAATGGCATGGCTGATGGCGGTGGAATTGCGCGATGTGGGTATCGATTTCAGTTTTGCGCCGGTACTTGATCTGGATCACCAGCGCTGCCAGGTGATTGGCGATCGCGCGTTTCATCAGGACAAAGAAAAAGTCACCGCTCTGGCCAAGGCGTACGTTCGTGGCCTGCGTGAAGTCGGCATGGCCAATGTGGGCAAGCATTTTCCCGGACACGGTTATGTCAACGAAGATTCGCACCTGGAACTGCCGGTCGATCGTCGGGAATTAAATGATATCTGGAGCAACGACGTTTATCCGTTTGAACAGCTGAATGCGGAAGGTTTGCTGGACGCCGTGATGCCGGCGCATGTGGTGTACGAGCAGATCGACAGCCAGCCTGCTGGTTTTTCGCCGACCTGGATTCGCGAACTGCTGCGCGGCCGTATGGGGTTTGACGGTGTTGTTTTCAGCGACGATTTGAACATGGCCGCAGCTCATGTTGCTGGCAATTTTGCAGATCGTGCCGAAGCGGCAATCCAGGCGGGTTGTGACATGATTTTGGTGTGCAATAATCGTAAAGGCGCTGTTGAGGTGTTGGACAAATACCGTTGGACGCTCGATACAACCTCAACCCAGCGCCTGGAAAGAATGCGTGCCAAGCCAATGTCATCCGCTTCCAGTCGTGCCGATGTTCGTCGCCACCAAAATGCGTTGGCCTTGGCTGATCACATCAATCAGTCTAAGGTTTAA
- a CDS encoding DsrE family protein, whose amino-acid sequence MADKLLIIMVNTDPKNPSELGAPFFQATVAAAMEFDVEVILTGRAGELAKKGVAENLFVQEGSTKSVYEFIKDAHEAGAVFKVCTPTLDLWGDDLIPEIEETVGGAYVISEAMDDDTVTFTY is encoded by the coding sequence ATGGCGGATAAACTATTAATCATCATGGTTAACACTGATCCTAAAAATCCATCCGAGCTGGGCGCCCCGTTTTTTCAGGCCACCGTTGCTGCAGCGATGGAGTTTGACGTGGAAGTCATTTTGACGGGACGGGCTGGCGAGCTGGCCAAGAAGGGCGTTGCCGAAAACCTGTTCGTACAGGAAGGCAGCACCAAGAGCGTATACGAATTCATCAAAGATGCCCATGAGGCGGGTGCGGTGTTCAAAGTTTGTACACCGACGCTGGATTTGTGGGGAGACGATTTGATTCCTGAAATCGAAGAAACCGTGGGCGGTGCCTACGTCATCAGCGAAGCGATGGATGATGACACGGTGACTTTCACCTACTAG
- a CDS encoding hypoxanthine-guanine phosphoribosyltransferase encodes MAISADTARGVLQRAELIISKQELSLALDDMAQKVEHQLGDKNPLVLVLMTGGLIPASEMLLRMRFPLELDYIHATRYGDLTQGTELRWIAEPKKNLAGRHVLIIDDILDEGQTLAAIIQFCHKQKAASVSTAVLVEKIHTRKVPNLKPDYCGATVPDRYVFGFGMDYKGFWRNLPEIYAADKKDE; translated from the coding sequence ATGGCCATTAGTGCAGACACCGCTCGCGGTGTGTTACAGCGCGCTGAGCTGATTATTTCCAAACAGGAACTTTCCCTGGCATTGGATGACATGGCGCAAAAGGTGGAACATCAGCTGGGTGACAAAAATCCCCTTGTGCTGGTGTTGATGACAGGTGGATTGATTCCCGCCAGTGAAATGTTGTTGCGCATGCGGTTTCCGCTTGAACTCGATTACATCCACGCGACGCGTTATGGAGATTTGACGCAGGGCACAGAGCTTCGCTGGATCGCCGAGCCGAAGAAAAATCTGGCAGGGCGTCATGTGTTGATCATCGATGACATTCTCGACGAGGGACAGACGCTGGCTGCAATCATCCAGTTCTGTCACAAGCAAAAAGCAGCTTCTGTGAGTACTGCGGTATTAGTGGAAAAAATTCACACCCGCAAAGTACCAAATCTCAAGCCAGACTATTGTGGTGCAACCGTTCCAGACCGTTACGTGTTTGGCTTTGGCATGGACTACAAGGGTTTCTGGCGCAATCTTCCCGAAATCTACGCAGCAGACAAAAAAGATGAGTAA
- a CDS encoding S-methyl-5'-thioinosine phosphorylase produces the protein MSKKLVGIIGGTGLTSLENLKILNREIMHTPYGEPSGPLVHGELAGKEVLFLPRHGAGHTIPPHKINYRANLWALKEAGVDRVVAVAAVGGIRADMLPKKIMIPDQIIDYTWGRINTYFEEGLSHVTHIDFSYPYSQSLREQIIAVCRDLKMDAAETGCYAATQGPRLETAAEINKYERDGCDIVGMTAMPEAALARELELEYAAIAVVANEAAGRCPDDLTMEMIVENLDEGMAKVRRILAELLIRV, from the coding sequence ATGAGTAAAAAACTGGTTGGTATTATTGGTGGTACGGGCTTGACCAGCCTGGAGAATTTAAAAATTCTGAATCGGGAAATCATGCACACGCCTTACGGTGAACCCTCCGGTCCACTGGTGCACGGCGAATTGGCTGGCAAAGAAGTGCTGTTTTTGCCGCGTCATGGCGCGGGACACACTATTCCACCGCACAAGATTAACTATCGCGCTAATTTGTGGGCGTTGAAAGAAGCGGGCGTGGATCGCGTGGTTGCAGTTGCTGCGGTAGGCGGTATTCGCGCAGACATGCTGCCGAAAAAAATCATGATTCCCGATCAGATCATTGATTACACCTGGGGACGGATCAACACCTATTTTGAAGAAGGTTTGAGTCATGTGACTCACATCGACTTCAGCTATCCGTACAGCCAGTCGCTGCGCGAGCAAATCATTGCCGTTTGTCGCGACCTGAAAATGGATGCAGCGGAAACAGGCTGTTACGCTGCCACCCAGGGTCCACGTTTGGAAACCGCTGCAGAAATTAACAAATACGAACGCGATGGTTGTGACATCGTGGGTATGACTGCGATGCCTGAAGCGGCATTGGCGCGTGAACTGGAACTGGAATATGCCGCCATTGCGGTGGTTGCCAATGAAGCCGCTGGACGTTGCCCAGACGATTTGACCATGGAAATGATCGTCGAAAATCTGGACGAGGGCATGGCCAAGGTCAGACGTATTCTTGCCGAGTTGCTAATCCGTGTATAG
- a CDS encoding peptidoglycan binding protein CsiV, producing MHKFFMSSATALMLFVAFDSSAAPAEDKNSRWYQIDVVVFSYANNTKNHEIWRPVGQNSEMADAAEILYPPEIAAMTAESKPDKYVQGVPTPQSGLVEVAERLAASPEYHLLLHKAWIQQVDRDVDPMPVMINDQTVDPQTMGYQSEEEIQWEQATVKSGATQPLVPAPSPSGDAEKLLQQAMKAEEQQSKAGEAEEIAVDPVLNSIPVTKVGPSTNLVFGTVGVKWSRYLHLMVDVTYRRNTTKTAGRISDDNLKGLAFADAGVKLPPEPLTKLMTPAIADYRIQDSRRLRSNQVYFFDHPLFGVLAKVTAYEKAPAKPAPKVDTTPKASRALGGR from the coding sequence ATGCACAAATTCTTCATGTCGTCTGCTACTGCTTTGATGTTGTTTGTCGCTTTCGACTCAAGCGCCGCCCCGGCAGAAGATAAAAACAGCCGCTGGTACCAAATTGATGTCGTGGTGTTTTCTTACGCCAACAACACCAAGAACCACGAAATCTGGCGCCCGGTTGGTCAAAATTCCGAAATGGCGGATGCCGCTGAAATTCTCTACCCCCCCGAAATCGCGGCGATGACCGCCGAATCCAAGCCTGACAAATACGTTCAGGGGGTGCCCACCCCACAGTCTGGTCTGGTCGAGGTAGCTGAAAGACTGGCCGCCAGCCCCGAATACCACCTGTTGCTGCACAAAGCATGGATCCAGCAGGTTGACCGTGACGTTGACCCTATGCCGGTCATGATCAATGACCAGACCGTAGACCCGCAAACCATGGGTTACCAGTCCGAGGAAGAAATTCAATGGGAACAGGCCACGGTGAAGTCTGGGGCAACCCAACCCCTGGTACCCGCCCCCAGCCCCTCGGGCGACGCCGAAAAGCTGCTGCAGCAAGCCATGAAGGCGGAGGAGCAACAATCCAAAGCCGGTGAGGCAGAAGAAATTGCCGTTGATCCTGTGCTCAACAGCATTCCTGTGACCAAAGTCGGCCCGTCAACCAACCTGGTGTTCGGTACGGTTGGCGTCAAATGGTCGCGCTATCTGCATTTGATGGTGGATGTCACCTATCGCCGCAACACGACCAAAACGGCTGGCCGCATCAGTGACGACAATCTGAAAGGTTTAGCGTTCGCCGATGCCGGCGTCAAACTGCCACCAGAACCGTTGACCAAATTGATGACGCCAGCGATTGCCGATTACCGCATTCAAGACTCACGTCGCCTGCGCAGCAATCAGGTTTACTTTTTTGACCACCCGCTGTTCGGCGTACTGGCCAAAGTCACTGCCTATGAAAAGGCCCCCGCTAAACCAGCACCCAAGGTGGATACCACGCCCAAAGCATCACGTGCCTTGGGCGGGCGTTAG
- the def gene encoding peptide deformylase, producing MNQYKVLRWGDSRLITPSVEVEDPTGATMKKIIDIMWQVMKDYNGVGLAAPQIGINLRLMIFGLEKSDRYPDAEAVEPTVLINPGWEPLSDEIEPGWEGCLSIPDMNGIVPRYRQIRYWGLNERGEKIEREVSDFHARVFQHEYDHLDGILYPMRIEDLADFGFRTELEASGRFGRNEDIPEE from the coding sequence ATGAACCAATACAAAGTGCTGCGCTGGGGAGATTCCCGCCTGATCACTCCAAGCGTGGAAGTCGAAGATCCCACAGGCGCTACCATGAAGAAGATTATCGACATCATGTGGCAAGTCATGAAGGATTACAATGGCGTCGGTTTGGCCGCTCCGCAGATCGGCATCAACCTGCGCCTGATGATCTTTGGCCTGGAAAAAAGCGATCGCTATCCCGACGCCGAGGCCGTGGAGCCGACCGTGCTGATCAACCCCGGCTGGGAGCCGCTCAGCGACGAAATTGAACCGGGCTGGGAAGGCTGCCTGAGCATCCCCGACATGAACGGCATCGTGCCGCGCTATCGGCAGATTCGTTATTGGGGCCTGAACGAAAGAGGCGAGAAGATCGAGCGCGAAGTCAGCGATTTCCATGCCCGCGTGTTTCAGCACGAATACGATCACCTGGATGGCATCCTTTATCCCATGCGCATCGAAGATCTGGCCGACTTTGGTTTCCGTACTGAACTGGAAGCCTCGGGCAGATTTGGCCGCAACGAGGACATACCGGAGGAATAA
- the mfd gene encoding transcription-repair coupling factor, producing MSTDTHAPSADKQSIFQLPSAAPGPQPHLCASLYGSSMGLLIAEQAKAHNGVVVVLAEDTSSANRLEEQLQFYLRGVENTPILAFPDWETLPYDVFSPHQDIVSQRLEALYRLPQTPRGVLIVPVATLMQRLCPKEFVVGNSLVINTGDRINIEQLRTNLTTSGYNAVSQVMDHGEFAVRGSIIDLFPSGSTQPIRLDLFDDEIDSIRLFDVETQRTEKKIEQVRLLPAREFPFTDQAITRFRRAYLDMFEGDPQKNQIYREVSKGHIPNGVEYYLPLFFDELASLFDYLPKNTLVIRTTHAADATTKLFTDIEDRYEQRRYDIERPILEPSKLYLRPDEVMQRLNALPSLQLQNFEANDLQNKRFSNFATLALPKLAFNARTEQPADALTAFIRDFGGRVLFVAESEGRREVLLEMLRNYGIVPASCKHWQEFAQSQTMLGLTVAPLESGLVLDNPKIALITEAQLFGERVQQRRRRNKQQRDADNIVRNLTELNIGSPVVHQDHGVGRYLGLQKLELGGNVAEYLTLEYANGDKLYVPVSSLHLISRYTGAAPENAPLHRLGTDQWDRAKKRAAEKAHDVAAELLEIFARREASQGHAFRTHDEDYATFAASFPFEETPDQQTAIEAVLSDMQRKRPMDRVVCGDVGFGKTEVSMRAAFVAANGGKQVVLLVPTTLLAQQHYENYLDRFADWPFKIELLSRFRSKKEQTDVIAGLKSGKVDIVIGTHKLLNEDIKYSNLGLVIVDEEHRFGVRQKEKLKALCANVDLLTLTATPIPRTLNMSLAGLRDLSIIATPPAQRLAVKTFVSQWDDGLIKEACTRELKRGGQVYFLHNDVESIERTSRELAELVPDAKVEFAHGQMRERELEMVMSDFYHRRFNILVCTTIIESGIDIPTANTIIINRADKLGLAQLHQLRGRVGRSHHRAYAYLLIPNRKTLTPDAEKRLEAIESLENLGAGFMLATHDLEIRGAGELLGEEQSGQIHEVGFSMYNDLLQRAVKSLKEGKQPELDRPLDHGAEVDLQTPALIPDDYLPDVHARLTLYKRIANCQDKEELRELQVEIIDRFGLMPDQLKMLITITELKLQANPLGILKIEFGAKGGRIIFTERPNIDPMKIIKLIQTKPMLYKMDGQDKLRVLGEYATAKERVEKLQNLMREFVA from the coding sequence ATGTCGACGGATACCCACGCCCCTTCAGCGGATAAACAGAGCATTTTCCAGTTGCCCAGCGCCGCTCCCGGCCCGCAACCACACCTGTGCGCCAGCCTGTACGGCAGCAGCATGGGGCTGTTGATCGCCGAACAAGCCAAGGCCCACAACGGGGTGGTGGTCGTATTGGCCGAGGACACCAGCAGCGCCAACCGTCTGGAAGAACAGCTGCAGTTTTACCTGCGCGGGGTGGAAAACACGCCGATCCTGGCCTTCCCCGACTGGGAAACCCTGCCCTACGACGTGTTCTCGCCCCATCAGGACATCGTTTCGCAGCGCCTGGAAGCCCTGTACCGTCTGCCGCAAACGCCGCGCGGCGTACTCATCGTCCCCGTCGCCACCCTGATGCAACGCCTCTGCCCCAAAGAATTCGTGGTCGGCAACAGTCTGGTGATCAACACTGGCGATCGCATCAACATCGAACAATTGCGCACCAATCTCACGACCAGCGGCTACAACGCCGTTTCGCAAGTCATGGATCATGGCGAATTTGCGGTGCGCGGCTCCATCATCGATTTATTCCCCAGCGGCAGCACACAACCCATCCGTCTGGATTTGTTTGACGACGAAATTGACAGCATTCGCCTGTTTGATGTGGAAACCCAGCGCACCGAAAAGAAAATCGAGCAGGTTCGCTTATTGCCTGCGCGTGAGTTTCCGTTCACCGATCAAGCCATCACCCGTTTTCGCCGCGCCTACCTGGACATGTTTGAAGGCGATCCGCAAAAAAATCAAATCTATCGTGAAGTCAGCAAAGGCCACATTCCCAACGGCGTGGAATATTATCTGCCGTTGTTTTTTGACGAGCTGGCCAGCCTGTTCGATTATTTGCCGAAAAATACCTTGGTCATCCGCACCACTCACGCTGCCGATGCCACGACAAAATTATTTACCGACATCGAAGATCGCTACGAGCAGCGCCGCTACGATATCGAGCGCCCGATTCTGGAGCCAAGCAAATTATATTTGCGCCCTGATGAGGTGATGCAACGACTCAACGCACTGCCCTCACTGCAGCTGCAAAATTTTGAAGCCAACGATCTGCAAAACAAACGCTTCAGCAATTTCGCCACCCTGGCACTACCCAAGCTCGCGTTCAATGCGCGCACAGAACAACCTGCGGATGCGTTGACCGCATTTATTCGCGACTTCGGTGGCCGCGTACTGTTCGTCGCCGAAAGCGAAGGACGTCGCGAAGTATTACTGGAAATGCTGCGCAATTACGGCATTGTTCCCGCCAGTTGCAAACACTGGCAGGAATTTGCCCAATCCCAAACCATGCTGGGACTCACCGTCGCACCTCTGGAAAGCGGTCTGGTGCTGGACAATCCAAAAATCGCACTGATCACCGAAGCGCAATTGTTTGGCGAGCGTGTCCAGCAACGTCGACGCCGCAACAAACAACAGCGCGATGCCGACAACATTGTTCGCAACCTGACCGAGCTGAATATCGGCTCGCCGGTCGTGCATCAGGATCATGGCGTGGGCCGCTATCTGGGTCTGCAAAAACTCGAACTGGGTGGCAATGTTGCGGAATATCTGACGCTGGAATACGCTAACGGCGACAAATTATATGTCCCCGTATCCTCGCTGCACTTGATCAGCCGCTACACCGGCGCGGCGCCAGAAAACGCTCCGCTGCACAGACTCGGCACTGATCAATGGGATCGCGCCAAAAAACGCGCCGCTGAAAAAGCCCACGACGTTGCCGCCGAACTGCTGGAAATTTTTGCCCGCCGCGAAGCCAGTCAGGGACATGCATTCCGCACCCACGACGAAGATTACGCCACCTTTGCCGCCAGTTTCCCGTTTGAAGAAACGCCCGACCAACAAACAGCTATCGAAGCCGTACTCAGCGACATGCAGCGCAAACGGCCCATGGATCGCGTTGTCTGCGGCGATGTAGGCTTTGGCAAAACCGAAGTGTCAATGCGCGCGGCCTTCGTTGCGGCCAACGGTGGCAAACAAGTGGTGCTGCTGGTTCCCACCACGCTGCTGGCACAACAACACTATGAAAATTATCTCGACCGTTTTGCTGATTGGCCATTCAAAATTGAATTATTGTCACGCTTCCGCAGCAAAAAAGAACAAACCGACGTTATTGCTGGTTTGAAGTCCGGCAAGGTGGATATCGTCATCGGCACACACAAACTGCTTAACGAAGACATCAAATATTCCAATCTTGGACTGGTGATCGTCGACGAAGAGCACCGTTTTGGTGTTCGCCAAAAAGAAAAACTCAAGGCACTGTGTGCCAATGTAGATTTGCTGACCCTGACCGCGACACCGATTCCACGCACGTTGAATATGTCACTGGCTGGACTGCGCGATTTGTCGATTATCGCCACACCACCGGCACAGCGCCTGGCGGTAAAAACATTCGTCAGTCAGTGGGACGATGGCTTGATCAAAGAAGCCTGTACGCGCGAATTAAAACGCGGCGGCCAGGTGTATTTTCTGCACAACGATGTGGAAAGCATCGAACGCACTTCCCGCGAACTTGCGGAACTGGTTCCCGATGCGAAGGTGGAATTTGCTCACGGTCAGATGCGTGAGCGTGAGCTGGAAATGGTGATGAGCGATTTTTATCATCGCCGTTTCAACATTCTGGTCTGTACCACCATCATCGAAAGCGGTATCGATATTCCCACCGCCAACACAATTATCATCAACCGTGCGGACAAACTCGGCTTGGCGCAGTTGCATCAGCTGCGCGGACGCGTGGGTCGCTCGCACCACCGCGCCTATGCCTATTTGTTGATTCCCAATCGCAAAACACTGACACCGGATGCCGAAAAACGTCTGGAAGCGATCGAATCACTGGAAAATCTTGGCGCCGGTTTTATGTTGGCAACTCACGACTTGGAAATTCGTGGCGCTGGCGAATTGCTGGGCGAAGAACAAAGTGGCCAGATCCACGAAGTCGGCTTCTCGATGTACAACGATTTGCTGCAACGCGCGGTTAAATCACTCAAGGAAGGCAAACAACCTGAACTGGATCGTCCGCTGGATCACGGTGCCGAGGTTGATCTGCAAACTCCGGCGCTCATCCCCGACGATTATCTGCCCGACGTTCATGCGCGCTTGACGTTGTACAAACGCATCGCCAACTGCCAGGACAAAGAAGAATTGCGCGAATTGCAGGTGGAAATTATCGATCGCTTCGGCCTGATGCCTGATCAGTTGAAGATGCTGATCACCATTACCGAACTAAAACTGCAAGCCAATCCGCTCGGCATTCTGAAAATCGAATTTGGCGCCAAGGGCGGCCGGATTATTTTCACCGAACGACCCAACATCGACCCGATGAAGATCATCAAACTGATTCAAACCAAACCTATGCTGTACAAAATGGATGGCCAGGACAAATTGCGCGTGCTGGGCGAATACGCCACCGCGAAAGAGCGCGTAGAGAAATTGCAGAATTTGATGCGGGAGTTTGTGGCGTAG